From Orcinus orca chromosome 3, mOrcOrc1.1, whole genome shotgun sequence, a single genomic window includes:
- the F2R gene encoding proteinase-activated receptor 1 isoform X2 encodes MAIVVFTLKMKIKKPAVVYMLHLAMADVLFVSVLPFKISYYFSGSDWRFGSAMCRFITAAFYCNMYASIMLMTVISIDRFLAVVYPMQSLSWRTLGRASFTCLAIWAMAIAGVVPLLLKEQTTQVPGLNITTCHDVLNQTLLEGYYSYYFSAFSAIFFFVPLIISTVCYVSIIRSLSSSTVANQSKKSRALFLSAAVFCIFVLCFGPTNILLILHYAFLSHNSMTEAAYFAYLLCVCVSSISCCVDPLIYYYASSECQRYLYSILCCKESSDPSSYNSSGQLMASKMDTCSSNLNSSVYKKLLT; translated from the coding sequence ATGGCCATCGTCGTGTTCACCTTGAAGATGAAGATCAAGAAGCCCGCCGTGGTGTACATGCTGCACCTGGCCATGGCAGACGTGCTCTTTGTGTCTGTGCTCCCGTTTAAGATCAGCTACTACTTTTCCGGAAGTGACTGGAGATTCGGGTCTGCCATGTGCCGCTTCATCACCGCTGCGTTCTACTGTAACATGTATGCCTCTATCATGCTCATGACGGTCATCAGCATTGACCGGTTCCTGGCTGTGGTATACCCCATGCAGTCGCTCTCCTGGCGTACTCTGGGGAGGGCTTCCTTTACCTGTCTGGCCATCTGGGCCATGGCCATCGCGGGGGTGGTACCTCTGCTCCTCAAGGAGCAGACCACCCAGGTCCCGGGGCTCAACATAACCACCTGTCACGATGTGCTCAACCAAACACTGCTCGAAGGCTACTACTCATATTACTTCTCGGCCTTCTCTGCCATCTTCTTTTTTGTGCCGTTGATCATTTCCACAGTCTGTTACGTGTCTATCATCCGATCTCTTAGCTCTTCCACGGTTGCCAACCAGAGCAAGAAGTCCCGGGCTTTGTTCTTGTCAGCTGCTGTTTTCTGCATCTTCGTCCTTTGCTTTGGACCCACAAACATCCTGCTGATTCTACATTATGCATTCCTTTCCCATAATTCCATGACAGAGGCTGCCTACTTTGCCTacctcctgtgtgtctgtgtcagcAGCATAAGCTGTTGCGTTGACCCCTTGATTTACTACTATGCTTCCTCTGAGTGCCAGAGGTACCTCTACAGTATCTTATGCTGCAAAGAAAGTTCAGATCCCAGCAGTTATAACAGCAGCGGTCAGTTGATGGCAAGTAAAATGGACACCTGCTCTAGTAACCTGAATAGCAGCGTGTACAAAAAGCTGTTAACTTAG
- the F2R gene encoding proteinase-activated receptor 1 isoform X1, with the protein MGPRWLLLVAAGLSLCGPLLSARARGPKPESEATNDTLGPRTFFLRNPNDVFEPIPLKEDEDQNESEFAEDRLSSGNRSSPPQKLPREFISKDASGYLTSTWLTLFIPSVYTGVFLVSLPLNIMAIVVFTLKMKIKKPAVVYMLHLAMADVLFVSVLPFKISYYFSGSDWRFGSAMCRFITAAFYCNMYASIMLMTVISIDRFLAVVYPMQSLSWRTLGRASFTCLAIWAMAIAGVVPLLLKEQTTQVPGLNITTCHDVLNQTLLEGYYSYYFSAFSAIFFFVPLIISTVCYVSIIRSLSSSTVANQSKKSRALFLSAAVFCIFVLCFGPTNILLILHYAFLSHNSMTEAAYFAYLLCVCVSSISCCVDPLIYYYASSECQRYLYSILCCKESSDPSSYNSSGQLMASKMDTCSSNLNSSVYKKLLT; encoded by the coding sequence agtCAGAAGCAACAAATGATACTCTGGGTCCCCGGACATTTTTTCTCAGGAATCCCAATGATGTATTTGAACCAATCCCACTGAAGGAGGATGAGGACCAAAATGAAAGTGAATTCGCAGAAGACAGATTAAGCTCCGGCAACAGAAGCAGTCCTCCTCAAAAATTACCCCGCGAGTTCATCTCAAAAGATGCCTCAGGATATCTGACCAGCACCTGGTTGACGCTCTTTATCCCCTCCGTCTACACCGGCGTGTTCCTCGTCAGCCTTCCTCTGAACATCATGGCCATCGTCGTGTTCACCTTGAAGATGAAGATCAAGAAGCCCGCCGTGGTGTACATGCTGCACCTGGCCATGGCAGACGTGCTCTTTGTGTCTGTGCTCCCGTTTAAGATCAGCTACTACTTTTCCGGAAGTGACTGGAGATTCGGGTCTGCCATGTGCCGCTTCATCACCGCTGCGTTCTACTGTAACATGTATGCCTCTATCATGCTCATGACGGTCATCAGCATTGACCGGTTCCTGGCTGTGGTATACCCCATGCAGTCGCTCTCCTGGCGTACTCTGGGGAGGGCTTCCTTTACCTGTCTGGCCATCTGGGCCATGGCCATCGCGGGGGTGGTACCTCTGCTCCTCAAGGAGCAGACCACCCAGGTCCCGGGGCTCAACATAACCACCTGTCACGATGTGCTCAACCAAACACTGCTCGAAGGCTACTACTCATATTACTTCTCGGCCTTCTCTGCCATCTTCTTTTTTGTGCCGTTGATCATTTCCACAGTCTGTTACGTGTCTATCATCCGATCTCTTAGCTCTTCCACGGTTGCCAACCAGAGCAAGAAGTCCCGGGCTTTGTTCTTGTCAGCTGCTGTTTTCTGCATCTTCGTCCTTTGCTTTGGACCCACAAACATCCTGCTGATTCTACATTATGCATTCCTTTCCCATAATTCCATGACAGAGGCTGCCTACTTTGCCTacctcctgtgtgtctgtgtcagcAGCATAAGCTGTTGCGTTGACCCCTTGATTTACTACTATGCTTCCTCTGAGTGCCAGAGGTACCTCTACAGTATCTTATGCTGCAAAGAAAGTTCAGATCCCAGCAGTTATAACAGCAGCGGTCAGTTGATGGCAAGTAAAATGGACACCTGCTCTAGTAACCTGAATAGCAGCGTGTACAAAAAGCTGTTAACTTAG